One window of Dechloromonas sp. ZY10 genomic DNA carries:
- a CDS encoding efflux RND transporter periplasmic adaptor subunit: MPPSRRLLLALVVTALAAGGGVWYSRQGGDAKKTTAKPGPVPVTVARAESGEMPLLLNTVGRAEAWEGVTLKSRVDGQVVAVAYADGQAVKKGEVLLQLDPNDFAAKVAQAEAVVARDEAQLAKARADVERYAGLKARGFVSDEKLNEMRTNEMAVAATLKADRAALDLARLQLSYTTIRAPFSGVVGARLVFPGSAVKTNDTALAVVNRVDPLQVSFSVPERHLGRLRQSLGQGPLTVQLNLPGSKGEGLSGKLRFIDNAVDQATGTIVLKAVVDNPRGQLTPGQFLNVSATLERLTDAVLVPNEAVQQGPNGNFLYVAKADDTAEMRKIEVLASHQGKSAIGQGLAAGETVVTDGQLRLTPGAAIRIKEKGGDKTAEKAAEKAADKPADHAVAPAREADPAAGKGAAAPTNAAAR; the protein is encoded by the coding sequence CCGCCTTTTGCTTGCCCTGGTTGTCACCGCTCTCGCTGCCGGAGGCGGTGTCTGGTACAGCCGCCAGGGCGGTGACGCCAAGAAGACGACGGCAAAACCGGGGCCGGTACCGGTCACGGTAGCACGTGCCGAAAGCGGCGAGATGCCCTTGTTGCTGAACACCGTCGGGCGGGCCGAGGCCTGGGAGGGAGTGACCCTCAAATCACGGGTCGATGGTCAGGTGGTAGCGGTGGCCTACGCCGATGGTCAGGCGGTGAAGAAGGGCGAAGTCCTGCTGCAGCTGGACCCCAATGATTTTGCCGCCAAGGTGGCGCAGGCCGAGGCGGTGGTTGCTCGGGACGAGGCGCAATTGGCAAAGGCGCGGGCTGATGTCGAACGCTACGCCGGGCTCAAGGCCCGGGGTTTTGTCTCGGACGAAAAGCTGAATGAGATGCGGACCAATGAAATGGCGGTTGCCGCCACCCTCAAGGCCGACCGGGCCGCCCTCGATCTGGCCCGCCTGCAGCTTTCCTACACAACCATCCGTGCGCCGTTTTCCGGCGTAGTCGGCGCCCGCCTGGTATTTCCCGGTTCGGCGGTCAAAACCAACGATACCGCGCTGGCCGTGGTCAACCGGGTCGATCCGCTGCAAGTGAGCTTCTCGGTACCCGAGCGGCATCTTGGCCGCTTGCGTCAAAGTCTCGGCCAGGGGCCGTTGACCGTACAGCTGAATCTGCCGGGCAGCAAGGGCGAGGGCCTCAGCGGCAAGCTGCGCTTTATCGACAACGCGGTCGACCAGGCCACCGGCACCATTGTGCTCAAGGCGGTCGTGGATAATCCGCGCGGCCAATTGACGCCGGGGCAATTCCTCAATGTCAGCGCGACGCTGGAGCGGCTGACCGATGCCGTGCTGGTGCCCAACGAAGCGGTACAGCAAGGGCCGAATGGCAACTTCCTCTACGTCGCCAAAGCCGACGACACCGCCGAGATGCGCAAGATCGAGGTGCTGGCCAGCCATCAGGGCAAATCGGCGATTGGCCAGGGGCTGGCCGCCGGCGAGACGGTGGTCACTGACGGCCAGCTGCGTCTGACGCCGGGGGCTGCGATCCGGATCAAGGAAAAAGGCGGCGACAAAACCGCCGAGAAGGCGGCCGAAAAAGCAGCAGACAAGCCGGCGGATCATGCTGTCGCGCCAGCCAGGGAGGCTGACCCGGCGGCCGGGAAGGGCGCGGCTGCGCCAACCAACGCTGCCGCCCGCTAA